One part of the Chryseobacterium mulctrae genome encodes these proteins:
- a CDS encoding HD domain-containing protein, whose product MKIQKEIDFILAVDALKNVQRRNYNADDSRRENTAEHSWQIIILAQILFPYAKNRADIDLLRVIRMLSIHDLVEIEAGDTFLFDEAAMVGKFEREKQSAQNIFGILDEPIRSEFFNLWLEFEEEQTPDAIFACAIDRIMPFILNSYTSGKSWTEAKVTELQIRNMLENAISRASDEMGEAFQTLLNLSLDSEKVLR is encoded by the coding sequence ATGAAAATACAGAAAGAAATTGATTTTATCCTCGCAGTAGACGCATTAAAAAATGTGCAGAGAAGAAATTATAATGCAGATGATTCCAGAAGAGAAAACACGGCCGAACATTCGTGGCAGATTATTATTTTAGCCCAAATTCTTTTTCCTTACGCCAAAAACAGAGCCGATATAGATTTGTTGAGAGTCATCAGAATGCTGTCAATTCATGATTTGGTTGAAATTGAAGCAGGTGATACTTTTCTTTTTGACGAAGCAGCGATGGTTGGGAAATTTGAAAGAGAAAAACAATCTGCCCAAAATATTTTCGGAATTTTAGACGAGCCGATCCGTTCAGAATTTTTTAATCTTTGGCTTGAATTTGAAGAAGAACAAACTCCCGATGCCATTTTTGCTTGCGCCATCGACAGAATTATGCCTTTCATTCTTAATTCTTACACCTCCGGAAAAAGCTGGACTGAAGCAAAAGTAACGGAACTTCAAATAAGAAATATGCTTGAAAATGCAATCAGCAGAGCTTCTGATGAAATGGGAGAGGCTTTTCAGACCTTACTTAACCTAAGTTTGGATTCTGAAAAAGTTTTGAGATAA
- a CDS encoding endonuclease MutS2 — protein sequence MYINKEDLDELEFPQLLAEIAPFAYSPKTRDKILELRPMEIDEAEVSLKKTSEYLSSFESSNAIPFDEYEDIENELKVMLIENYRLENSAFIKIKTLTEQIGKLQKFFPTMPETFPNLIKDVTALEFRKEIIDKVDKVFNRFGEVKSEASPILKELRTEIQHAKKAITENFNRALFNYGQSEFLDDIRETIIDDQRVLAVKSAYKKRVAGRVLGLSKTGSITYMQPDSVVKHYFKLKEDQEEEKKEIDKILRKLTAELAEFQPQLWRYQMYIFDLDLTRAKAKFAELVNGVLPKINRHKTLRLREAFHPLLFLRNKAENKTIFPQSLSLTDHNRIICISGPNAGGKSITLKTVGLLQLMIQSGILVPTHPKSEMFFFDKIMTDIGDNQSIENHLSTYSSRLKKMGGIIREADANTLLLIDEFGTGSDPELGGALAESFLEFFYDKKSFAIITTHYTNIKLVVEELPNAQNAAMLFNEETLEPMYKLEIGQAGSSFTFEVAEKNKIPRFIIHSAKKKVEHDIVNLDKTIVKLQQEKYEVEKLKTDLAERKESVEDKRDNLQKLNEQLQQKLFNFQKLYEDEHRKLQFGTKIESFIDSYVKGKSRKDVVKDFVKILEQEKFRKIGADKDESKRLQVVKRKITQQLKKEEVIEKITETNEKIEEKRKTDRAVWMKEGQRVRITGSTSVGTIEKISRNKVTVNYGTFKTMIDADELERI from the coding sequence GTGTATATAAATAAAGAAGATTTAGACGAATTAGAGTTTCCGCAATTGCTCGCGGAAATTGCTCCTTTTGCATATTCTCCGAAAACGAGAGATAAAATCCTTGAACTTCGTCCGATGGAAATTGACGAAGCCGAAGTTTCATTAAAAAAAACATCCGAATATTTATCGAGTTTTGAAAGTTCGAATGCGATTCCGTTTGATGAATATGAAGATATTGAAAATGAACTAAAAGTAATGCTGATCGAGAATTATCGATTAGAAAATTCTGCTTTTATCAAAATAAAAACGTTAACGGAGCAAATCGGGAAACTGCAGAAGTTTTTTCCAACCATGCCCGAAACTTTTCCCAATTTGATAAAGGATGTTACTGCATTAGAATTTAGAAAAGAAATTATTGATAAAGTTGATAAAGTTTTTAACCGTTTTGGCGAAGTAAAAAGTGAAGCTTCCCCGATTTTGAAAGAGTTGAGAACTGAAATTCAACATGCCAAAAAAGCGATTACAGAAAATTTCAATCGTGCTTTATTCAATTATGGACAAAGTGAATTTTTGGATGATATTCGCGAAACGATTATTGACGACCAAAGAGTTTTGGCGGTAAAATCGGCATACAAAAAAAGAGTTGCTGGAAGAGTTTTAGGACTATCAAAAACAGGTTCTATTACTTACATGCAACCCGATTCTGTAGTAAAGCATTATTTTAAGCTAAAGGAAGACCAAGAAGAAGAGAAAAAGGAAATAGACAAAATTCTGAGAAAACTAACCGCAGAATTGGCAGAATTCCAACCTCAGCTTTGGAGATATCAAATGTATATTTTCGATCTTGATTTAACGAGAGCTAAAGCCAAATTTGCAGAACTTGTTAACGGAGTTTTACCGAAAATCAATCGTCATAAAACGTTGCGATTAAGAGAAGCTTTTCATCCTTTGTTGTTTTTGAGAAATAAAGCTGAAAACAAAACTATTTTCCCACAATCATTAAGTTTAACAGATCATAACAGAATTATCTGTATTTCCGGACCGAATGCTGGAGGAAAATCTATTACGCTGAAAACTGTAGGATTGCTTCAATTGATGATTCAAAGTGGAATTTTGGTTCCTACGCATCCGAAATCTGAGATGTTTTTCTTTGATAAAATCATGACCGATATTGGGGATAATCAATCTATTGAAAATCATCTTTCGACCTATTCTTCAAGATTAAAGAAAATGGGCGGGATTATCCGTGAAGCCGATGCAAATACGCTTTTACTGATCGACGAATTCGGAACCGGTTCTGATCCTGAATTGGGTGGCGCCTTGGCTGAAAGTTTCCTTGAGTTTTTCTATGATAAGAAGAGTTTTGCGATCATTACAACGCATTACACGAATATCAAATTGGTTGTGGAAGAGCTTCCTAATGCGCAAAATGCGGCAATGCTTTTCAATGAAGAAACGCTTGAACCGATGTACAAACTGGAAATCGGACAAGCCGGAAGTTCATTTACTTTTGAAGTTGCTGAAAAGAATAAAATCCCAAGATTTATCATTCATTCTGCGAAGAAAAAAGTGGAACATGATATTGTGAATTTAGATAAAACGATTGTAAAGCTTCAACAGGAAAAATACGAAGTTGAAAAACTGAAAACTGATCTTGCCGAAAGAAAAGAATCGGTGGAAGATAAGCGTGATAATCTGCAAAAGCTAAACGAACAGCTACAGCAAAAGCTATTTAATTTTCAGAAATTGTACGAAGATGAGCATCGGAAACTTCAGTTCGGAACCAAGATTGAATCTTTCATTGACAGCTATGTAAAAGGAAAATCGAGGAAAGATGTGGTGAAAGATTTCGTAAAAATTCTGGAGCAGGAAAAATTCAGAAAGATTGGTGCAGATAAAGATGAATCTAAGCGTCTTCAAGTGGTAAAAAGAAAAATTACCCAACAGCTGAAGAAAGAAGAAGTTATCGAAAAAATTACCGAAACCAATGAAAAAATCGAAGAAAAACGTAAAACTGACCGCGCTGTCTGGATGAAAGAAGGGCAACGTGTGAGAATTACCGGAAGTACAAGTGTGGGAACGATTGAAAAAATATCGAGAAATAAAGTAACGGTAAATTATGGAACGTTTAAGACAATGATTGATGCTGACGAACTGGAGAGGATTTAA
- a CDS encoding XAC2610-related protein yields the protein MNYKKFLMTFVLLGGLCSAQNYFELANVSKSFNVVVNMVTCTERKCSGKATFDLYDKNTMKKYQSFSSSDFYLDLNENQKPVFDSLKNSVVFDDFNFDGAEDLAIRNGNTNHQSPFYEVYLNDNSKQQFALNDELTNLVRSNSGMFKTDSERQRIIAYQKNGCCWNLTSEYLLVPERGLLKVLEFEEDTRDPKKVTTVKREFIDYKWFAKTTIYPRERYFKEENENTERN from the coding sequence ATGAATTACAAGAAATTTCTAATGACATTCGTTCTTTTAGGAGGACTTTGTAGTGCGCAAAATTATTTTGAGTTAGCCAATGTTTCCAAAAGTTTTAATGTTGTTGTCAACATGGTGACGTGTACTGAAAGGAAATGTAGTGGGAAAGCAACATTTGATCTTTACGATAAAAATACAATGAAGAAATATCAAAGTTTCTCTTCAAGTGATTTTTATTTAGATTTAAATGAAAACCAAAAACCTGTTTTTGATTCGTTGAAAAATTCGGTCGTTTTTGATGATTTTAATTTTGATGGAGCGGAAGATCTTGCCATTAGAAACGGAAATACCAATCATCAAAGTCCTTTTTATGAAGTATATTTGAATGATAATTCTAAACAGCAGTTTGCGTTGAATGATGAATTGACAAATCTTGTCCGTTCGAATTCCGGAATGTTTAAAACAGATTCTGAACGTCAGCGAATTATTGCTTATCAAAAAAATGGATGTTGCTGGAATCTTACCTCAGAATATTTATTGGTTCCCGAGAGAGGATTATTAAAAGTATTAGAATTTGAAGAAGACACGAGAGATCCTAAAAAAGTGACAACCGTAAAAAGAGAATTTATAGATTATAAGTGGTTTGCAAAAACGACAATCTATCCTAGAGAACGATATTTTAAAGAAGAAAATGAAAATACAGAAAGAAATTGA
- a CDS encoding ATP-binding cassette domain-containing protein — MSKLHIDSITKSFGEKDILKDIYLSCETGNISGLLGRNGSGKSTLFQIIFGSIKGDTQYIKLNNTILQNQFDRKNKIAYLPQYSFLPRNIKIKNLIDLFCDKENSTKISQSEFIQPFLNETPNTLSGGELRIVEVLLIIYSKAEFILLDEPFHSLSPKVVTEIKTFIKQQTDKGFIISDHQYHDVLDISNDIFLLSDGHLKSIKDLTELKRFNYLPKNI; from the coding sequence ATGAGCAAGCTTCATATCGACAGCATTACAAAATCTTTTGGTGAAAAAGATATTTTGAAAGACATTTACTTAAGCTGTGAAACCGGGAATATTTCCGGGCTTTTAGGAAGAAACGGTTCGGGAAAGTCAACTTTATTTCAAATTATTTTTGGATCGATAAAAGGTGATACACAATATATAAAGCTCAACAATACGATTTTACAAAATCAATTTGACCGAAAAAACAAAATTGCTTATTTACCTCAATATTCATTTTTACCGAGAAATATAAAGATCAAAAATCTTATAGATTTGTTTTGTGATAAAGAAAACAGTACAAAAATTTCTCAATCTGAATTCATTCAACCATTTTTAAATGAGACTCCGAATACACTTTCAGGAGGAGAACTTAGAATTGTAGAAGTTTTGCTGATTATTTATTCTAAAGCAGAATTCATTTTGCTGGATGAGCCGTTTCACAGTCTTTCGCCAAAAGTAGTAACCGAAATTAAAACATTTATTAAACAACAAACTGATAAAGGCTTTATTATTTCAGATCATCAATATCATGATGTTTTAGATATTTCAAATGATATTTTTCTTCTTTCTGATGGTCATTTAAAATCAATTAAAGATTTAACAGAATTGAAAAGGTTTAATTATCTTCCAAAAAATATTTAA
- a CDS encoding PspC domain-containing protein, whose product MNKTLSIGLAGFSFTIEEHAYIKLSDYLNALRSSLDISEADEVIHDIEIRMVEIFRDSLGKREVINDGDVERVIAQIGTPEKIEEQEEAYYSEKNTKSNKNNSTGTTYTDKRQLFRDPEKQKIAGVCAGLAAYSGMEISWMRLIWVGAFLFLWVAPGSSFLVIILYFILWAVLPKAESASDFLKMKGKPLNFDNLKEESSKIVQFANETSTRAGEIFTENKPYINNAGSGVWNVLKYIIGAFFALMAVGSIIGVFVVFGLFGIDSNFPGANEMKFYFDDDGLYSVLAAIIIVGSLIPAILFSLLSIKIFSPKTKLRNIGWVLGALFISLMGLGAYFGVSMAKRDMLFKGHKEDVEEVAINTTSDTIYVDMKNVTIPQNFTAYDDDLYSDKNSVFQKDWIHVDVTRKTDIKTPYLIIKKEAKGYNYPLNVSVPVEIVGNKVILPNYIKYPYDHRFRDYSIDYELVIPQNTIVIPVKKDQINFDGDTDGNGINDNDESDDNENGNISIEKNKISINGSTIEYSSNDKDSVIINGVKVSEKDAKKKIDSIKNIIKQNENEIKSIEIKDGDSKVSIKTK is encoded by the coding sequence ATGAACAAGACACTCTCAATAGGACTCGCAGGTTTTTCTTTCACTATAGAAGAACACGCATACATAAAGCTTAGCGATTATCTGAATGCTCTGAGAAGCTCTTTGGATATTTCTGAAGCTGATGAGGTAATTCACGATATAGAAATCAGAATGGTTGAAATCTTCAGAGATTCTTTAGGAAAACGCGAAGTAATCAACGACGGTGATGTAGAAAGAGTAATTGCACAGATTGGTACTCCTGAAAAAATAGAAGAACAAGAAGAAGCATATTATTCTGAGAAAAATACAAAATCGAATAAGAATAATTCTACAGGAACAACTTACACAGACAAAAGACAATTGTTCCGTGATCCTGAGAAACAAAAAATTGCAGGGGTTTGCGCAGGTTTAGCAGCATATTCCGGAATGGAAATTTCTTGGATGAGATTAATCTGGGTAGGTGCATTTTTATTCTTATGGGTTGCACCGGGATCATCTTTCCTCGTAATCATTTTATACTTTATTCTTTGGGCAGTTTTACCAAAAGCAGAATCTGCATCAGATTTTCTTAAGATGAAAGGTAAACCTTTAAATTTTGATAATCTAAAAGAAGAATCAAGCAAAATTGTACAGTTTGCCAACGAAACAAGTACAAGAGCCGGTGAAATTTTCACCGAAAACAAACCTTACATCAATAACGCAGGAAGCGGAGTTTGGAATGTTTTAAAATATATTATCGGTGCATTCTTTGCTTTGATGGCAGTAGGAAGCATTATAGGAGTATTTGTGGTATTCGGACTTTTTGGAATTGATTCAAATTTTCCGGGAGCTAATGAAATGAAATTCTATTTCGATGACGACGGATTGTATAGTGTTTTAGCAGCAATTATCATTGTAGGATCTTTAATTCCGGCTATTCTATTCAGTTTATTGAGTATTAAAATCTTCTCGCCAAAAACTAAGTTGAGAAATATCGGTTGGGTTTTAGGAGCATTATTTATCTCTTTAATGGGTTTAGGCGCTTACTTTGGAGTAAGTATGGCAAAAAGGGACATGCTGTTTAAAGGTCATAAAGAAGATGTGGAAGAAGTTGCCATCAATACAACTTCAGACACCATCTATGTTGATATGAAAAACGTAACGATTCCTCAGAATTTTACAGCATACGACGACGATCTTTATTCTGATAAAAACTCTGTTTTCCAAAAAGACTGGATTCACGTAGATGTTACAAGAAAAACGGATATCAAGACTCCTTATTTAATTATAAAGAAAGAAGCAAAAGGTTATAATTATCCTTTAAACGTAAGCGTTCCTGTAGAAATTGTAGGTAATAAAGTTATTCTTCCAAACTACATAAAATATCCTTACGATCACCGTTTCAGAGATTACAGCATCGATTATGAGTTGGTAATTCCTCAAAACACTATTGTAATTCCTGTGAAAAAAGATCAGATTAATTTTGATGGTGACACTGATGGAAACGGAATCAACGATAATGATGAATCTGATGATAACGAAAACGGAAATATCAGCATTGAAAAAAACAAAATCTCTATCAACGGTTCTACTATAGAATACAGTTCGAATGATAAAGACAGTGTAATTATCAATGGAGTAAAAGTTTCTGAGAAAGATGCAAAGAAGAAAATTGATTCTATCAAAAACATCATCAAGCAAAACGAAAACGAAATAAAAAGCATTGAAATCAAAGACGGAGACAGCAAAGTTTCTATAAAAACCAAATAA
- a CDS encoding SGNH/GDSL hydrolase family protein: MTFIHKAIYLSLFCIFSFSLINAQNKVPFGVVKAEEGYAMVRVHKEDYRKIVDKIRMKRGDVFVYVKPAPGETEWIWIKYPEKEELPKPFVRYDSLNKEGMVNKGRIAFIDQLPKFTPVLSKNGRSITFTDNNNQKIPTAQRTKVVIDIYPSSAKFKKQEKDAEGNIVKIDKQKTWGLGKELPEDLKEIKSVRVQQPGRGSVFVREAIKNMFDPTMDFDNMGVTSIDDDHIFLYMINGSGEHRYTTFWTIKEGRAISQIIYSNPE, translated from the coding sequence ATGACTTTCATCCACAAAGCAATCTATTTATCGCTATTCTGTATTTTTTCTTTTAGTTTGATCAATGCTCAGAATAAAGTTCCTTTTGGCGTAGTAAAAGCCGAAGAAGGTTATGCAATGGTGCGTGTACACAAAGAAGATTACCGTAAAATTGTTGACAAAATCAGGATGAAAAGAGGGGATGTTTTTGTTTATGTAAAACCCGCTCCCGGAGAAACTGAATGGATCTGGATAAAATATCCTGAAAAAGAAGAGCTTCCAAAGCCTTTTGTGAGATATGACAGTCTTAATAAAGAAGGAATGGTAAACAAAGGTCGTATTGCATTTATCGATCAGCTTCCGAAATTTACTCCGGTATTATCTAAAAACGGAAGATCGATTACTTTTACCGACAATAATAATCAGAAAATACCGACTGCTCAAAGAACGAAAGTGGTGATTGACATTTATCCGTCAAGTGCAAAATTTAAAAAGCAGGAAAAAGATGCAGAAGGAAATATCGTTAAAATAGACAAACAAAAAACCTGGGGACTCGGAAAAGAACTTCCTGAAGATTTAAAAGAAATAAAATCAGTTCGAGTACAACAACCCGGAAGAGGTTCTGTTTTTGTAAGAGAAGCGATTAAAAATATGTTTGATCCTACTATGGATTTCGATAATATGGGCGTAACTTCAATCGATGATGATCATATTTTTCTTTATATGATCAATGGTTCGGGTGAACACCGATACACTACTTTCTGGACAATTAAGGAAGGAAGAGCAATCAGCCAGATTATTTACAGCAACCCGGAATAA
- a CDS encoding PadR family transcriptional regulator encodes MNTENTKAQMRKGILEFCILSLINNREMYVSDLIDELKKGKLDVVEGTLYPLLTRLKNGEFLSYRWEESTGGPPRKYYQITEKGKTFLSELQITWKELTDSVNQITQKL; translated from the coding sequence ATGAATACCGAAAATACCAAAGCGCAAATGCGAAAAGGGATTCTGGAATTCTGTATTTTAAGCCTTATCAACAATCGCGAAATGTATGTTTCTGATTTAATAGATGAGCTGAAAAAAGGAAAACTGGATGTAGTGGAAGGAACCCTCTACCCTCTTTTAACAAGATTGAAAAATGGAGAATTTCTTTCCTACAGATGGGAAGAATCTACAGGAGGACCTCCCAGAAAATATTACCAAATTACAGAAAAAGGCAAAACGTTTTTATCTGAACTTCAAATCACCTGGAAAGAATTAACAGATTCTGTAAACCAAATCACTCAAAAACTTTAA
- a CDS encoding YcxB family protein encodes MTVKTHITFKDFLNFNIKNSFPRIIIFSLIILAIFGLNFSNAEYNTKEIFKSASIWFAAVFVFIIIRSYFRLKNAFYSNKKIQEEIVYTFTDEKVQTKGETFDGDFTWNTVHRVKETKDWFLIYQSKTTMNMVPKKYFSQSEIIELRNIIEKNNVKARLLNY; translated from the coding sequence ATGACTGTAAAAACTCATATCACATTTAAGGATTTTCTGAATTTTAATATTAAAAATTCATTCCCAAGAATTATTATTTTTTCATTAATAATATTAGCCATTTTTGGGTTAAACTTTTCTAATGCTGAATATAATACGAAGGAAATTTTCAAATCTGCATCGATTTGGTTTGCTGCTGTTTTTGTTTTTATCATCATCCGTTCTTATTTCCGTTTGAAAAATGCTTTTTACTCTAACAAGAAAATTCAGGAAGAGATTGTTTATACTTTCACTGATGAAAAAGTTCAGACAAAAGGAGAAACATTTGATGGCGATTTTACATGGAATACAGTCCACAGAGTAAAAGAAACCAAAGACTGGTTTTTGATTTATCAAAGTAAAACGACGATGAATATGGTTCCGAAAAAATACTTTTCACAAAGTGAAATTATAGAATTAAGGAATATTATTGAAAAAAATAATGTGAAAGCAAGGCTTTTAAATTATTAA
- a CDS encoding acyl-CoA thioesterase: MTTEERIQSSETRIFKAVFPNTTNHYDTLFGGTAMQLMDEVAFITATRFARKRVVTVSSDKIDFKKPIPAGTIVELIGKVSHVGKTSMKVNVEIYTEQMYSYEREKAIVGDFTFVAIDEFKKPIQIL, translated from the coding sequence ATGACTACAGAAGAAAGAATTCAATCATCGGAAACCAGAATTTTCAAAGCCGTTTTCCCTAATACCACCAATCATTACGATACTCTTTTCGGAGGAACAGCCATGCAATTGATGGATGAAGTTGCCTTTATTACCGCAACAAGATTTGCAAGAAAACGTGTAGTAACCGTAAGTAGCGATAAAATCGATTTTAAAAAACCAATTCCAGCAGGAACGATTGTAGAGCTTATCGGAAAAGTTTCACACGTTGGAAAAACAAGTATGAAAGTGAATGTTGAGATCTACACCGAGCAAATGTATTCTTACGAAAGGGAAAAAGCTATTGTGGGAGATTTTACTTTTGTGGCGATTGATGAATTTAAGAAACCAATTCAAATACTATAG